One Bifidobacterium angulatum DSM 20098 = JCM 7096 DNA window includes the following coding sequences:
- a CDS encoding threonine aldolase family protein, with the protein MLHFENDYSQVAHPAVLNELSAISTGSYPGYGSDTVCEQAKAKIRTACGKPDADVWFLVGGTQTNQVVIDAITPSYAGVVTVESGHPNVHEAGAIEYSGHKVLTLPHHNGLMDATELDEFCATFYADGNYEHMVFPGCVYVSQSSEYGTVYSKEHLRAIADVAHKYDMPLFVDGARLGYALTSTGCDMTLGDLADIADVFYIGGTKVGAMFGEAVVFTKHNTPRHFLTTIKQHGALLAKGFLLGAQFDALFTDDLYFRIARNANECADRIRKALQEKGYTLTFDAPTNQIFVTLDEPTRTHLEQHVLLGFTEKADDAHTVMRICTSWATTPEQTDQLIDLL; encoded by the coding sequence ATGCTGCACTTCGAAAACGACTACTCCCAGGTCGCGCACCCAGCCGTACTCAACGAGCTCAGCGCCATCAGCACCGGCTCCTACCCCGGCTATGGCAGCGATACCGTCTGCGAGCAGGCCAAGGCCAAGATTCGCACGGCCTGCGGCAAGCCTGACGCCGATGTCTGGTTCCTGGTCGGCGGCACACAGACCAACCAAGTGGTCATCGACGCCATCACGCCGTCATACGCCGGCGTGGTCACCGTCGAATCCGGTCATCCGAATGTGCACGAGGCCGGCGCCATCGAGTATTCCGGCCACAAAGTGCTGACGCTCCCCCACCACAACGGGCTGATGGACGCCACGGAACTCGACGAGTTCTGCGCAACGTTCTACGCTGACGGCAACTACGAGCACATGGTGTTCCCCGGCTGCGTCTATGTATCACAATCCAGCGAATACGGAACCGTGTATTCCAAAGAGCATCTGCGCGCCATCGCCGACGTGGCGCATAAATACGATATGCCGCTGTTCGTGGACGGGGCACGACTCGGCTATGCGCTTACCTCCACCGGCTGCGACATGACCTTGGGCGATCTGGCCGACATCGCCGACGTATTCTATATCGGAGGCACCAAGGTGGGTGCCATGTTCGGCGAAGCGGTCGTGTTCACGAAGCACAACACGCCAAGGCATTTCCTGACCACCATCAAACAGCATGGCGCATTGCTTGCCAAGGGCTTCCTGCTGGGCGCCCAGTTCGACGCGCTGTTCACCGACGACCTGTATTTCCGCATCGCCCGCAACGCCAACGAATGCGCCGATCGCATCCGCAAGGCCCTGCAGGAGAAGGGGTATACGCTGACCTTCGACGCCCCCACCAACCAGATCTTCGTCACGCTGGACGAACCGACGCGTACGCATCTGGAGCAGCATGTGCTGCTCGGTTTCACGGAAAAGGCCGATGACGCCCATACGGTGATGCGCATCTGCACCAGCTGGGCGACCACGCCCGAGCAGACCGATCAGCTCATCGATCTGCTATAG
- the rpsL gene encoding 30S ribosomal protein S12, with protein MPTIEQLVRKGRSPKPKKSKTLALKGSPLRRGVCTRVYTTTPKKPNSALRKVARVRLSSGIEVTAYIPGEGHNLQEHSIVLVRGGRVKDLPGVRYHIVRGALDTQGVKDRKQGRSLYGAKKAK; from the coding sequence TTGCCTACTATTGAACAGCTCGTCCGTAAGGGACGTTCGCCGAAGCCGAAGAAGTCCAAGACTTTGGCGCTGAAGGGCAGCCCGCTGCGTCGCGGCGTGTGCACCCGTGTCTACACCACCACCCCGAAGAAGCCGAACTCCGCTCTGCGTAAGGTCGCCCGTGTGCGTCTTTCCTCCGGCATCGAAGTCACCGCTTACATCCCGGGTGAGGGCCACAACCTGCAGGAGCACTCCATCGTGCTCGTGCGCGGCGGCCGTGTGAAGGATCTGCCGGGCGTGCGTTACCACATCGTGCGTGGCGCACTCGATACCCAGGGCGTTAAGGACCGCAAGCAGGGTCGTTCCCTGTACGGAGCAAAGAAGGCGAAGTAA
- the rpsG gene encoding 30S ribosomal protein S7 has protein sequence MSRKGPSKKHQLLPDPIYGSTVVAQLINKILLDGKKSIAEDIVYSALDMVKEKTEQEPVAVLKRALDNIRPSLEVRSRRVGGATYQVPVEVKPARANTLSLRWLTDFSRARREKTMAERLANEILDASNGLGASVKRREDTHKMAEANKAFAHYRW, from the coding sequence ATGTCACGTAAAGGACCTTCCAAGAAGCATCAGCTGCTGCCGGATCCGATTTACGGCTCCACCGTTGTGGCACAGCTCATTAACAAGATCCTCCTCGACGGCAAGAAGTCGATCGCTGAGGACATCGTGTACTCCGCTCTCGATATGGTCAAGGAAAAGACCGAGCAGGAGCCCGTGGCCGTGCTCAAGCGCGCCCTCGACAACATCCGCCCGTCCCTCGAGGTTCGCTCCCGCCGTGTCGGTGGCGCTACCTACCAGGTGCCGGTCGAGGTCAAGCCCGCTCGTGCGAACACTCTGTCCCTGCGCTGGCTGACCGACTTCTCCCGCGCTCGTCGCGAGAAGACCATGGCCGAGCGTCTCGCCAACGAGATTCTCGACGCTTCCAACGGCCTGGGCGCTTCTGTGAAGCGTCGCGAGGACACCCACAAGATGGCCGAGGCCAACAAGGCCTTCGCCCACTACCGCTGGTAA
- the fusA gene encoding elongation factor G → MAEEVLSDLHHVRNIGIMAHIDAGKTTTTERILFYTGKNYKIGETHDGASTMDFMEQEQERGITIQSAATTCFWHRQSHDTKDKFQINIIDTPGHVDFTAEVERSLRVLDGAVAVFDGKEGVEPQSETVWRQADKYGVPRICFINKMDKLGANFYYSVDTIKDKLGATPLVMQLPIGAENDFTGVVDLVEMQAYVWNGTEELGAKYDTTEIPDDLKDKAEEYHNALIEAVAETDDALMEKFFGGEEITKEEIRAAVRKLTINKEAFPVFCGSAFKDKGVQPMLDGVVDYLPSPEDVPAIQGYDPQDESIEIDRKPLKSDPFSALVFKISTHPFYGKLVFVRVYSGAVKQGDSVLDSTRGKKERVGKIFQMHADKENPVDEASAGNIYTFVGLKNVTTGDTLCAMDAPISLNSMTFPDPVIQVAVEPKTKADQEKMGIALAKLSEEDPTFQVTTDEESGQTLIAGMGELQLDIIVDRMRREFKVECNQGKPQVAYRETIRKAVMDQGYTHKKQTGGSGQFAKVLMNFEPLETTDGKTFEFENAVTGGHISQEFIPSIEAGVKEAMESGILAGFPVVGVKATVTDGQMHPVDSSEMAFKLAGSMCFKEAAPKAKPVILEPIMAVEVRTPEEYMGEVIGDLNQRRGSISQMSDATGVKVIDAKVPLSEMFGYIGDLRSKTQGRAMFTMQMDSYAEVPKSVSEEIIKAQRGE, encoded by the coding sequence ATGGCTGAAGAGGTGCTTTCGGACCTTCATCACGTCCGCAACATCGGCATCATGGCTCACATCGATGCCGGTAAGACCACCACTACCGAGCGTATTCTGTTCTACACCGGCAAGAACTACAAGATCGGCGAGACCCACGACGGCGCTTCCACCATGGACTTCATGGAGCAGGAGCAGGAGCGTGGTATCACCATCCAGTCCGCCGCTACCACCTGCTTCTGGCACCGCCAGTCCCACGACACCAAGGACAAGTTCCAGATCAACATCATCGATACCCCTGGCCACGTGGACTTCACGGCCGAGGTGGAACGTTCCCTGCGCGTGCTCGATGGCGCCGTCGCCGTGTTCGATGGCAAGGAAGGTGTGGAGCCGCAGTCCGAAACCGTGTGGCGTCAGGCCGATAAGTACGGTGTTCCACGTATCTGCTTCATCAATAAGATGGATAAGCTGGGCGCGAACTTCTACTACTCCGTCGACACCATCAAGGACAAGCTGGGTGCAACCCCGCTCGTGATGCAGCTGCCGATCGGCGCTGAGAACGACTTCACCGGCGTTGTCGACCTGGTTGAGATGCAGGCCTACGTGTGGAACGGCACCGAGGAGCTCGGCGCCAAGTACGACACCACCGAGATCCCGGACGACCTGAAGGACAAGGCCGAGGAGTACCACAACGCCCTGATCGAGGCCGTTGCCGAAACCGACGACGCCCTGATGGAGAAGTTCTTCGGTGGCGAGGAGATCACCAAGGAAGAGATCCGCGCCGCTGTCCGCAAGCTGACCATCAACAAGGAAGCCTTCCCGGTCTTCTGCGGTTCCGCGTTCAAGGATAAGGGCGTCCAGCCGATGCTCGACGGCGTGGTTGACTACCTGCCGAGCCCGGAGGACGTGCCGGCCATCCAGGGTTACGACCCGCAGGATGAGTCCATCGAGATCGACCGCAAGCCGCTGAAGTCCGATCCGTTCTCGGCTCTGGTCTTCAAGATCTCCACCCACCCGTTCTACGGCAAGCTCGTGTTCGTGCGTGTCTACTCCGGTGCCGTCAAGCAGGGTGATTCCGTGCTCGACTCCACCCGTGGCAAGAAGGAACGCGTCGGCAAGATCTTCCAGATGCACGCCGACAAGGAGAACCCGGTGGATGAGGCTTCGGCCGGTAACATCTACACCTTCGTTGGTCTGAAGAACGTCACCACCGGCGACACCCTGTGCGCCATGGACGCTCCGATCTCCCTGAACTCCATGACCTTCCCGGATCCGGTGATCCAGGTCGCCGTGGAGCCGAAGACCAAGGCCGATCAGGAGAAGATGGGCATCGCTCTGGCGAAGCTTTCCGAAGAGGATCCGACCTTCCAGGTCACCACCGACGAAGAGTCCGGCCAGACCCTGATCGCAGGTATGGGCGAGCTCCAGCTCGACATCATCGTCGACCGTATGCGTCGTGAGTTCAAGGTGGAGTGCAACCAGGGCAAGCCGCAGGTTGCCTACCGCGAGACCATCCGCAAGGCCGTTATGGACCAGGGCTACACCCACAAGAAGCAGACTGGTGGTTCCGGCCAGTTCGCAAAGGTCCTGATGAACTTCGAGCCGCTCGAGACCACCGACGGCAAGACCTTCGAGTTCGAGAACGCCGTCACTGGCGGCCACATCTCCCAGGAATTCATCCCGTCCATCGAGGCTGGCGTCAAGGAAGCCATGGAATCCGGTATTCTCGCCGGCTTCCCGGTTGTGGGCGTCAAGGCCACCGTCACCGACGGTCAGATGCACCCGGTCGATTCCTCCGAAATGGCCTTCAAGCTCGCAGGCTCCATGTGCTTCAAGGAAGCCGCTCCGAAGGCCAAGCCGGTCATCCTCGAGCCGATCATGGCCGTCGAAGTCCGTACCCCGGAAGAGTACATGGGCGAAGTCATCGGCGATCTGAACCAGCGTCGTGGCAGCATCTCCCAGATGTCCGACGCCACCGGTGTCAAGGTCATCGACGCCAAGGTCCCGCTGTCCGAGATGTTCGGCTACATCGGCGATCTGCGTTCCAAGACCCAGGGCCGTGCAATGTTCACCATGCAGATGGACTCCTACGCTGAGGTGCCGAAGAGCGTCTCCGAAGAGATCATCAAGGCTCAGCGCGGAGAGTGA
- the tuf gene encoding elongation factor Tu, whose translation MAKEKYERTKPHVNIGTIGHVDHGKTTLTAAISKVLHEEYPDVNPEYDFNQIDSAPEEAARGITINIAHIEYQTEKRHYAHVDCPGHADFVKNMITGAAQMDGAILVVAATDGPMAQTREHVLLARQVGVPRILVALNKCDMVDDEELIELVEEEVRDLLDENGFDRDCPVIHTSAYGALHDDAPDHEKWVQSVKDLMAAVDDYIPTPVHDLDKPFLMPIEDVFTISGRGTVVTGRVERGKLPINTNVEIVGIRPTQTTTVTSIETFHKQMDECEAGDNTGLLLRGINRTDVERGQVVAAPGSVTPHTKFEGEVYVLTKDEGGRHSPFFSNYRPQFYFRTTDVTGVIELPEGVEMVQPGDHATFTVELIQPIAMEEGLTFAVREGGHTVGSGRVTKIIA comes from the coding sequence ATGGCAAAGGAAAAGTACGAGCGTACTAAGCCGCACGTTAACATTGGTACCATTGGCCACGTCGATCACGGTAAGACTACCCTGACCGCCGCTATCTCCAAGGTCCTGCACGAGGAATACCCGGATGTCAACCCGGAGTACGACTTCAACCAGATCGATTCCGCTCCGGAAGAGGCCGCTCGTGGTATCACCATCAACATCGCCCACATCGAGTACCAGACCGAGAAGCGTCACTACGCTCACGTCGACTGCCCGGGCCACGCCGACTTCGTGAAGAACATGATCACCGGCGCTGCTCAGATGGATGGCGCTATCCTCGTGGTCGCCGCTACCGACGGCCCGATGGCTCAGACCCGCGAGCACGTGCTGCTCGCTCGTCAGGTTGGCGTTCCGCGCATCCTCGTCGCTCTGAACAAGTGCGATATGGTCGACGACGAAGAGCTCATCGAGCTCGTTGAGGAAGAGGTCCGTGACCTCCTCGACGAGAACGGCTTCGATCGCGATTGCCCGGTCATCCACACCTCCGCTTACGGTGCACTGCACGACGATGCTCCGGATCACGAGAAGTGGGTCCAGTCCGTCAAGGACCTCATGGCCGCCGTCGACGACTACATCCCGACCCCGGTTCACGATCTCGACAAGCCGTTCCTGATGCCGATCGAAGATGTGTTCACCATCTCCGGCCGTGGCACCGTGGTTACCGGCCGTGTTGAGCGTGGTAAGCTCCCGATCAACACCAACGTGGAGATCGTCGGCATCCGTCCGACCCAGACCACCACCGTCACCTCCATCGAGACCTTCCACAAGCAGATGGACGAGTGCGAGGCTGGCGATAACACCGGTCTGCTGCTCCGCGGCATCAACCGTACCGATGTCGAGCGTGGCCAGGTTGTGGCTGCTCCGGGCTCCGTCACCCCGCACACCAAGTTCGAGGGCGAAGTCTACGTGCTGACCAAGGACGAAGGCGGCCGTCACTCGCCGTTCTTCTCCAACTACCGTCCGCAGTTCTACTTCCGCACCACCGACGTCACCGGCGTCATCGAGCTGCCGGAAGGCGTCGAGATGGTTCAGCCTGGCGATCACGCCACCTTCACCGTTGAGCTGATTCAGCCCATCGCAATGGAGGAAGGCCTGACCTTCGCTGTGCGTGAAGGCGGCCACACCGTCGGCTCCGGCCGTGTCACCAAGATCATCGCCTGA
- a CDS encoding DUF4186 domain-containing protein, translating to METMDERIWIEKTMERLSHSTFRSKFVLSDKDRAYARSKGKTTIDRHACELLHSRVGAANPVKDGKQTPWRGHPVFTAQHATATCCRGCIEKWHHIPRGRELTDEEIRRLADLIMAWIERDLIRHPAA from the coding sequence ATGGAAACCATGGACGAACGCATATGGATCGAAAAGACGATGGAACGACTCTCACATTCGACGTTCCGTTCGAAATTCGTCCTGTCCGACAAAGACAGAGCCTACGCCCGGTCAAAAGGCAAGACAACCATTGATCGCCATGCCTGCGAACTGTTGCATTCACGAGTTGGTGCCGCCAATCCCGTGAAGGACGGCAAACAGACGCCCTGGCGTGGGCATCCGGTGTTCACGGCCCAACATGCCACCGCCACATGCTGCCGGGGATGCATTGAGAAATGGCACCATATCCCACGTGGCAGAGAACTGACGGATGAAGAGATCCGGCGGCTTGCCGACCTGATCATGGCCTGGATCGAACGCGATCTCATCCGGCACCCGGCGGCATGA
- the hisD gene encoding histidinol dehydrogenase, protein MSENIMRIIDLRGKNLSRAELLAAMPRAAMGTSEATDLVRPILDDVKARGAAALRDFGEKFDGVRPAHLRVPAEAMKNALETLDPEVRAAIEESVRRARAVAKSQVPKDFYTDLADGARVAERWVPIQRVGLYVPGGKAVYPSSVIMNTVPAQAAGVESLAIATPPSKGDPDGLPNKTILATCAILGVEEVYAVGGAQAIAMFAYGAKGSEPQDGEILCDPVDKITGPGNIFVATAKSLVSGFVGIDAVAGPTEIGIIADKTANPSLLAADLIGQAEHDELAGSVLFTDSTDIADKVQDNLNYRVPRTEHAERVHTSLSGTQSAIVLTDGLDQSIDAANAYAAEHLEIQTADADAVVPRIKNAGAIFRGPYSPVPLGDYMSGSNHVLPTGGTARFAAGLGVHTFMKPVEVIEYDEQGLKAIAARINAFAVSEDLPAHGECVLSRFIDDPYNKETIVEQEKKAGLR, encoded by the coding sequence ATGAGCGAAAACATTATGCGAATCATTGACCTTAGGGGCAAGAACCTCTCCCGTGCCGAACTGCTGGCCGCGATGCCGCGTGCCGCAATGGGCACTTCCGAAGCCACTGACCTGGTACGCCCGATTCTCGACGATGTGAAGGCTCGCGGTGCCGCCGCATTGCGCGACTTCGGCGAGAAGTTCGATGGCGTGCGCCCTGCTCATCTTCGCGTTCCCGCAGAAGCGATGAAGAACGCTCTGGAAACGCTTGACCCTGAAGTCCGCGCCGCTATCGAGGAATCCGTGCGCCGCGCCCGCGCCGTGGCGAAGAGCCAGGTGCCGAAGGACTTCTATACGGATCTGGCTGATGGCGCTCGTGTGGCCGAACGCTGGGTGCCGATTCAGCGCGTCGGCCTGTATGTGCCGGGCGGCAAGGCCGTATATCCCTCCTCCGTGATCATGAACACCGTTCCTGCACAGGCCGCTGGCGTGGAATCCCTCGCCATCGCGACCCCGCCGAGCAAGGGAGACCCGGACGGCCTGCCGAACAAGACGATTCTGGCCACATGCGCGATCCTCGGCGTTGAAGAAGTATATGCCGTGGGCGGTGCACAGGCCATCGCCATGTTCGCCTATGGTGCCAAGGGCAGCGAACCGCAGGATGGCGAGATCCTGTGCGATCCGGTTGATAAGATCACCGGTCCGGGCAACATCTTCGTGGCCACCGCCAAGTCCCTGGTCTCCGGCTTCGTGGGCATCGACGCCGTCGCCGGACCGACCGAAATCGGCATCATCGCCGATAAGACCGCCAATCCGAGTCTGCTGGCCGCCGATCTGATCGGCCAGGCCGAGCATGACGAGCTTGCCGGTTCCGTGCTGTTCACCGACTCCACCGATATCGCGGACAAGGTCCAGGATAATCTGAACTACCGCGTGCCGCGTACCGAGCATGCCGAACGCGTGCACACCAGCCTGTCCGGCACCCAGTCCGCCATCGTGCTGACCGATGGCCTCGACCAGTCCATCGATGCGGCCAATGCCTACGCGGCCGAGCACTTGGAGATTCAGACCGCCGACGCGGACGCCGTGGTGCCGCGCATCAAGAACGCCGGAGCCATCTTCCGCGGACCGTATTCCCCGGTTCCGCTGGGCGATTACATGTCCGGCTCGAACCACGTGCTGCCTACCGGTGGCACTGCGCGCTTCGCCGCCGGTCTTGGCGTGCACACCTTCATGAAGCCCGTCGAAGTCATCGAATATGACGAGCAGGGGCTGAAGGCCATCGCCGCACGCATCAACGCGTTCGCCGTTTCCGAGGACCTGCCCGCCCACGGCGAGTGCGTGCTCAGCCGTTTCATCGACGATCCGTACAATAAGGAAACCATCGTCGAACAGGAGAAGAAAGCCGGTCTGCGATGA
- a CDS encoding histidinol-phosphate transaminase has protein sequence MSSIPSNLPLRNDLIGEEPYGAPQLDVPVCLNVNENPYAPDQAVCEAIAKRVLDIAPTLNRYPDREHIELRQAFSDYLERESGVRLDVDELWGANGSNEIMLQLFQAFGGPGRVALGADPTYSMYPEYARDTFTGWQLAHRNADFTLNVDALIEQIKAVKPSMVLLTSPNNPTGTPLPMADIERVLAVCESAEVTGAAEGVHPVVVIDEAYVEFRNPGTPSAVTLIKDHPNLAVSRTMSKAFAFAGARVGYLAASKGIIDCVRIVRMPYHLSAVTQAAALAAFEHTDEQLSRVEHLRQTREATAAWLKTQTYQGKPLAVAQSESNFLLFGGSFDKREAIFDELLKRGVLIRVVGPDGWLRVCMGTDEEMERFRTALTEVLRIVEAE, from the coding sequence ATGAGCTCCATCCCCTCCAACCTGCCGCTGCGCAATGATCTGATCGGCGAGGAGCCTTACGGCGCCCCGCAGCTTGATGTGCCGGTATGCCTGAACGTCAACGAGAACCCGTATGCGCCCGATCAGGCCGTATGCGAGGCCATCGCCAAGCGTGTGCTGGACATCGCGCCCACGCTGAATCGTTACCCGGATCGTGAGCATATCGAACTTCGCCAGGCGTTCAGCGACTATCTGGAACGTGAATCCGGCGTGCGCCTTGATGTGGATGAGCTGTGGGGGGCCAACGGATCCAACGAGATTATGCTGCAGCTGTTCCAGGCCTTCGGAGGGCCGGGACGCGTGGCGCTCGGTGCTGACCCCACGTACTCCATGTACCCCGAATACGCCCGCGACACGTTCACCGGTTGGCAGTTGGCGCATCGTAACGCCGACTTCACCCTGAATGTCGACGCGCTGATCGAGCAGATCAAGGCCGTCAAACCGTCCATGGTGCTGTTGACCAGCCCGAACAACCCCACCGGCACGCCGTTGCCGATGGCCGATATCGAACGTGTGCTCGCAGTATGCGAATCCGCCGAAGTGACAGGCGCCGCCGAAGGTGTCCACCCCGTCGTCGTTATCGATGAGGCCTATGTGGAGTTCCGCAATCCCGGCACCCCCAGTGCTGTCACCCTGATCAAGGACCATCCGAATCTGGCCGTCTCGCGCACCATGAGCAAGGCCTTCGCCTTCGCCGGCGCGCGCGTGGGCTATCTTGCCGCGTCCAAGGGCATCATCGATTGCGTACGCATCGTGCGCATGCCGTACCACCTGAGCGCGGTCACGCAGGCCGCTGCTCTGGCCGCCTTCGAACATACCGACGAGCAGCTGAGCCGTGTGGAGCATCTGCGCCAGACGCGCGAGGCCACCGCGGCATGGCTTAAGACGCAGACCTACCAGGGCAAGCCGCTTGCCGTGGCTCAGTCCGAATCGAACTTCCTGTTGTTCGGCGGTTCGTTCGATAAGCGCGAGGCCATATTCGACGAGCTGCTCAAGCGTGGCGTGCTTATCCGCGTAGTGGGGCCGGACGGCTGGCTGCGCGTGTGCATGGGCACCGACGAGGAGATGGAGCGTTTCCGCACGGCGCTTACCGAAGTGCTGCGTATAGTGGAGGCGGAGTAA
- the hisB gene encoding imidazoleglycerol-phosphate dehydratase HisB, whose amino-acid sequence MARTARIVRETSESHIELELNLDGTGKTDIDTSVPFYNHMMTALGKHSLIDLTIHAHGDTDIDAHHTVEDTAIVFGEALKQALGDKRGIRRFADATVPLDEALAKAVVDISGRPYCVCSGEPEGFEYCMIGGHFTGSLVRHVMESIAMHAGICLHMQVLAGRDPHHIAEAEFKALARALRFAVEPDPRVDGIPSTKGAL is encoded by the coding sequence ATGGCAAGAACCGCACGCATCGTTCGCGAAACCAGCGAATCGCATATCGAACTTGAACTCAACCTTGACGGTACCGGCAAAACCGATATCGATACGTCCGTGCCGTTCTACAACCATATGATGACCGCGCTGGGCAAGCATTCGCTGATCGACCTGACCATTCATGCCCATGGCGACACCGACATCGATGCGCATCATACGGTGGAGGACACCGCGATCGTATTCGGCGAGGCGTTGAAGCAGGCATTGGGCGATAAACGAGGCATCCGTCGGTTCGCCGACGCCACCGTGCCGCTGGACGAAGCGCTCGCCAAAGCCGTGGTCGATATTTCCGGGCGCCCGTACTGCGTGTGCTCCGGGGAGCCCGAAGGCTTTGAATACTGCATGATCGGCGGTCATTTCACCGGATCACTGGTACGTCACGTGATGGAATCCATTGCCATGCACGCCGGTATCTGCCTGCATATGCAGGTGCTTGCCGGGCGCGACCCCCACCATATCGCCGAAGCCGAATTCAAGGCATTGGCGCGTGCGTTGCGCTTCGCCGTCGAGCCGGATCCTCGTGTGGACGGCATTCCCAGCACCAAGGGCGCACTGTGA